In one window of Armatimonadota bacterium DNA:
- a CDS encoding GyrI-like domain-containing protein — MTRLGSQIQPEIVRMPTQKLAVVRTVGDPNVVAGDAMKALFGSVYTLKFDLKKKGRDFKVCGLRARWPNVHIAPKDEWVGLWGLPIPSATRSLPQKHPEVEVRIEKWQYGTVAQILHRGPYAEEAPTVERLHDFIAAQGYEVAGPHEEEYLTRPTAKVPKTIIRYAVRKR; from the coding sequence ATGACGCGACTCGGCTCGCAGATCCAACCCGAGATCGTGAGGATGCCGACGCAGAAGCTGGCGGTCGTAAGGACGGTCGGCGATCCCAACGTCGTCGCCGGCGATGCCATGAAAGCTCTGTTCGGCTCGGTGTACACCCTCAAGTTCGACCTCAAGAAGAAAGGGCGTGACTTCAAGGTGTGCGGACTGCGGGCGCGCTGGCCGAATGTGCACATCGCCCCGAAGGACGAGTGGGTGGGCCTGTGGGGGCTGCCCATTCCCTCAGCCACCAGGTCATTGCCGCAGAAGCATCCGGAGGTCGAGGTGAGAATCGAGAAGTGGCAATACGGCACGGTGGCGCAGATCCTCCATCGCGGCCCGTATGCGGAGGAAGCACCGACCGTCGAGCGCCTGCACGATTTCATCGCCGCGCAGGGATATGAGGTAGCCGGCCCTCACGAAGAGGAATACCTCACGCGCCCCACGGCAAAGGTGCCCAAGACCATCATACGGTACGCGGTGAGAAAGCGGTAG
- a CDS encoding neutral/alkaline non-lysosomal ceramidase N-terminal domain-containing protein, with protein MRAERVLSLAVLTVMIGLAFTFVALDASEAQGAVSVGAAKAKITPEGPAWMAGYGGNRRSEGVHDDLWARALVLKSGDQMLAIASVDLLGFPNLYVGRVREMVEAVPDDAILVAATHVHSGPDVIGLWGPTEGESGVDQGYVESMLKTVAAVIEEAAGSMAPASLKCAAGDLPGASKNVNVAEILDTGIAALQAIGEDGKVIATLVNFACHPEIMQNNYLTADFPNWTYQRIEEKAGGVAL; from the coding sequence ATGCGCGCAGAGAGGGTGCTGTCACTCGCGGTTCTGACGGTTATGATCGGCCTGGCGTTTACGTTCGTCGCCTTGGATGCAAGTGAGGCGCAGGGGGCGGTGTCAGTTGGCGCCGCCAAGGCGAAGATCACGCCGGAGGGGCCAGCATGGATGGCAGGGTATGGAGGCAATCGCCGCAGCGAAGGGGTGCACGATGACCTGTGGGCGCGGGCGTTGGTGCTGAAGAGCGGCGATCAAATGCTTGCGATTGCGTCGGTCGACCTGCTCGGCTTCCCCAACCTGTACGTGGGACGGGTGCGCGAGATGGTGGAGGCGGTGCCGGATGACGCCATTCTGGTGGCAGCGACGCACGTGCACTCCGGTCCCGATGTCATCGGTCTGTGGGGCCCGACGGAAGGCGAGTCGGGAGTGGATCAGGGGTACGTTGAGTCAATGCTCAAAACGGTGGCGGCGGTGATCGAAGAGGCGGCGGGGAGTATGGCGCCGGCGTCGTTGAAGTGCGCCGCGGGCGATCTGCCGGGCGCGTCGAAGAACGTCAACGTAGCGGAGATTCTCGACACCGGCATCGCGGCGCTCCAGGCAATCGGCGAGGACGGCAAGGTCATTGCGACCCTCGTCAATTTCGCGTGCCACCCGGAGATCATGCAGAACAACTACCTCACCGCGGATTTTCCGAACTGGACGTACCAGCGGATCGAGGAGAAGGCGGGCGGAGTGGCGCTGT